GACGAAAAGTTCATGAAGGAAGCCACCGAAGCGGAAAAGATGCTGTACATTCCCGTGCTCATGCCCAAGGGCAGCATTGCGGAAAATGTTCCGGACCGTGACATCATGACCTGGGAAGAACGTCTCGGTATCGGCGGCTTTGACGAAACTCCCGACGAACTGGCCTACGCCATCGCCAAAATGCTCTGCGAACAGCAGGAAGAATTCACCAAGTACACCCCCGTGGGCAAGGCCATGTCCGTCAACGTGACGGTTCCTTCCAGGGAATTCTTCAAGGATGAGGACATACACCCCGGCGCTCTCCGTTACTACAAGGAAAAGGGTCTCCGCTAAGGCCAAGGGCGGGGAGTTCCGCTTCCCCGCCCCCCCTCAGTAAAAAGACAGGAGCGCTGTTATGAAACTGTTTGATAAGTACGTCGTCGCCATCATGACGGTGCTGGGTTCTCTGATGATTCTCTATCACATGATCTACACCCAGTCCGTTCTTCTGGAGCCTACGCAGCACCAGAATCTTCACATCATGTTTGCGCTTTCCCTTGTGTATCTCATGTCGTTCAGCAAGGCGAAAAGCATTCCTCAGAAACTGATCGCCCTTTGCCTGCTCGGCCTCTCCATATATTCCACTTCCTATATTTTCATTGAATACAGCGAACTGCAGGAAATCCGCGGCCCCATAGGAATGCTCACCGATCAGGATGTGATCGTCGGCACGCTGCTTGTGCTGCTCTGCATCGAAGCTTCCCGCCGGGCTTTCGGACTGGCCTTCCCCCTGGTGGCCGTCTGCTTCATTCTGTACTGCTACTTTGGCCATAAGCTTCCCGGGGCCATAGCCGCCCCGGAAATCAGCTATACGGAAATGATCACCACCTTCGTCATGGGGCTTTCCGGCGGTCTTTACGGCAGCACGCTCAGCGTAAGCGCCAACTACATCTTCCTTTTCGTGGTGTTCGGTTCGCTTCTGTCCGCCACGGGCGCGAGTCAGTTCTTCAACCGTGTGGGTGCTGCGGCAGGCCGCAAGCTGGCCGGCGGTCCCGCCATTTCGGCCGTGATTTCCAGTGCCCTCGTGGGTTCCATCACCGGCAGTTCCCTGGCCAACGTGGTCACGACGGGCACCTTCACCATTCCGCTCATGAAGAAGGCCGGCTACAAGCCTCATCAGGCGGGCGCCATCGAGGCCGCGGCCTCCACGGGCGGACAGATCATGCCCCCCGTCATGGGCGCAACGGCCTTCGTTCTGGCGGAAATGGCCAGCACCCCGTATGTGGAAGTCATGACGGCGGCCTTCTTCCCCGCGCTTCTGTACTTCCTTTCCATCGGCATCTACGCGCAGCTTCAGGCCAAGAAGCTCCGCATCGATTCCTCGTCCCTGTTCACCGATGTGTACACCAGAAAGCAGTTCTTCCGGGAAGCGCCTCTGTTCCTCGGCCCGCTCGGCATCATCATGCTGCTTCTGTTCCTCGGCTTCTCGCCCATGTTCACCGTGTTCTGGGCCGTTGTGGCGCTTCTCGGCATCAACGCCCTCGCGCTGCTGCGTGAGGGCAGGATCAAGGAAGCCATACCCGCTCTTATTCCCGAACTGCGCGACGGCGCCGTGACCGGTTCCAAAATCGCCGTGACCTGCGCCGTGCTCGGTCCCATCGTGGCCGTGATGACCAAGACCTCTCTGGGCATCCGCATTCCTTCCATCATCAACCTGCTCTGCGACGGCAACGTGCTCATCGCGCTCGTCATCACCGCGCTGGTGTGCATCCTGCTCGGCATGGGCGTTCCTACTCTCGCCGCCTATCTCATGGTGGCCATGGTGGGCGTACCTGCGCTGGTCAACCTGGGCGTTCCGGTGCTTGCCGCGCACATGTATGTGTTCATCTTCGCCGTATTCTCCAGCATCACGCCTCCCGTGGCCACGGCGGCCATACCGGCGGCAGGCATAGCGGAAGCGCCCTACATGGTCACGGCGTTTGAAGCGTTCAAGGTGGGATTCGTGGCCTTCATCATTCCCTTCTTCTGCGTGTTCGCCCCCGAGATCATGCTGGGCCAGACCGATGCCGGCATCTTCGTGAGCATCATCGCCTTCCTGTGGGTGCTCGTGGCCGTACTCATGATCAGCATGAGCATCTGCGGCTTCACGTTCATGCCCATCAGTATGCCCGCAAGGTTCGTCACCTTCGGCATCGGCATTCTCATGGTGGCGTGCGCCTTCTTCCGTTCCCTCTGGCTGCTTCTTCCGGCCCTGGGGCTCAGCGTGGCGTTCTTCATCCATCAGTTCATGGCGTACAAGTCACTTTCCTCCGCGGACTCCCGTACTGCGGTCTGACCTTCAATACCAGGAGAGATTATGTCTGCATTGAAAACCCCCATTCATTTCCACGAGACCGACGTACTGGTTCTCGGTGGAGGCGCCAGCGGCTGCGGTGCGGCTATAGCGGCGCGGGAAGCCGGCAAACGTACGTTGATGGTTGACAAGGGAAAGCTGGAAAGCTGCGGCTGCATCGGCGGCGGCAACGACCACTTCATGGGCGTTCTGAACACGGATGCGCCTTTCGACACCGTCGACGACATGGTGAAGTTCTACAGCAGCCCCACCAACGGCCTGCTGCCCGAAACCGTGCGTCAGTGGGGCGAAGCCATGCCCCACATGATAGAATGGCTTACGGACGTGGGCGTACAGTTCCGCAGGAAGGAAGACGGCGGCTACCTGCGCACGCAGGGCTTCGGCCAGCCCGGCAGGTGGTGGATACTCATCCGCGACGGGCAGTTCATGAAGCCCCTCATCGCGAAGAAGATCCGCGAGATGGGCGTGGACGTGGTGGACAACGTCATGATCACGCGGCTCATCGTCAAGGAAGGCCGCATGGTCGGCGCCATGGGCTACAATGTGCTCGACGGGGAATTTCATGTGTTCCGCGCCGCCTCGACGGTACTCGCCCTCGGCCCGCGGGCGACGCGGGTCTCCACCAATTCCACGCGGAATCCCTTCAACGCGCAGTTCCCCAGCCACAACACCGGTTCCCACTATATTCTCGCCTACGAGGCAGGGGCGCGCATCGCCTGCCTGGATACCCGGCAGACGGCCACCGTGCTTCCCAAGAGCTTCGGCTGTCCCGGCATGAACGGCCTTACCGGCGAAGGCGGCGCGGCCCTGAACTACAAGGACGAACGCTTTATGGGCAAGTACCACCCCATGCGCGAGCAGGCGCCGCGTCACCTTTTCGTGCAGGGCCTCGTCAGAGAGCAGATCGCCGGTTACGGCCCGCCTTTCTATATGGATACCCGTTCTCTCTGCCACGAAAGTCAGAGAGTGCTTTCCGAAGAACTCATGCCCGGCGACAAGGCCACCTGGAAGGAATATTCCGAGCAGAAGGGCGTGGACCTGTACAACAAGCTCATGGAAGTGGAAATCGGCGATCTTGCTCTGGAAGGCATGGTCATGCGCGATGAAAACTTTGAAAGCTCCATTCCCGGTCTGTTCGTCGGTACCGGCTTCCATGCCTTCTCCGGGGCCATGTGCGGCGGGTACGCCGCCGGTCGCCATGCTGCGGAAAAGGCGGCGAAGGTTTCCTCCGTGCCCGCAGTGTCGGAAGAGGAAGCGGAACAGGAACGCGTCCGCGTGCTGGCTCCTCTCCATTCCGACGGCGGAACTCACTATCAGCAGTTTGAAAGCGCCATCCGCCAGGTGATGGATTACTACATGGGGTATGTGCGCAACGAACGCGGTATGCTTCAGGCCATGGACAGCCTGGCCCGCATCGAGGCCCTCAAGGGAGATCTCGTCGCGGACAACTGGCATGAGCTCATGCGTACCCATGAGGCGCTCACGCTTCTTGAAATGTGCAAGCTTGCCACGCTGGCCAGCATAGAACACCGGGAAACTTCTCCCAGCACCATCTACATGCGTTCGGACTATCCCGACCCCGATCCTGCGCTGAACAGACTCATGGTGACGGAAAAGGTGGATGGAAAGCCCCACATTTTCTGGCAGTGACGCCGTAATCTCTTCCCCTTCCGCAAGCGCGCATCCGGTTTCTGCCGCCGGTCCCGCAGCCTTTCCGCTCTTTTGGCGGAAAGGCGGGGGCGGGGTTTGCCCGGAGAGCCGCCTGCAGCAAAAACGCTCTAACCTCAGAGGATGACAACATGCCGCCAAGATATAGTAAGGAACTGAAAAAGCTGGTTGTCTCAGGATATCAGAAGCGTCAGGGCAGAACGTCGCCCTGCGAGGCGTACTGCCCGGCGGGAAACAGAATTCAGGCCGTGGAAACCCTGCTCAAGGACGGCAGACCGGAACAGGCTCATGCCGTGCTTCTGAGCCGCAATCCCTTCCCCGGCGTCACCGGCCGCGTATGCACGCATCCCTGCGAACTCAAGTGCAACCGCCGCAAATATGATGAAGGCGTTTCCATTCGTGCGCTGGAACGTTTTGCCGCCGATACTCCCATGATTTCCCGTCTGACGCCCCTTGCCGATACCGGCAGAAAGGTGGCCGTCATCGGTTCCGGCCCCGCCGGCATGACCTGCGCCTATTTTCTCCGTCTTCTCGGTCATGACGTGACGGTGTTCGAGGCCGCCGCCGTGCTGGGCGGCGCGCCGCGCATGTCCGTACCCGATTTCCGCCTGCCCAAGAACGTGGTGGACAGAGAAACGGGGCATGTCCTTTCCCTCGGAATAGCCGCCCATACCAATGTGGATGTGGGCCGTGACGTGAGCATGGCGGACATCATGAAGACCCATGACGCCGCAGTGGTGGCCGTGGGCAACCGCGGGGAAAGACTGCTCAATATTCCCGGCAGGGAGAATCTCGTTCCCGCAGTGAGCTTCCTTGCCGCGAGCAATCTTGCGCGGCAGAGCCTGGAAGGCAGGGACGTGGTGGTTCTCGGCGGCGGCGGCGTGGCCTTCGACTGCGCCTTCACGGCAAAACGCCTTCGTGCCGCCTCCGTCAGCCTCGTGTTCCCGGAAAAGAGCGACGCCATCAAGGCCCCGGAGGAAGAAGTAGCCCAGGCGGGAGAGGAAGGCATTGCCCTGCATTCCTCCTATCTGGCGCAGAGCGCGGAAGGCGGCACCGTCAGAGCAAAGGGGCTTGAGAGCTTTTCCTTCAGCGAAAGCGGCGAGCTTCTTGCCGAGTACCGGGAAGGGGACGAGCTTGCCCTGAATGCCGACGTGGTGATCTGTGCAAGCGGCCTGCTGCCCGGTACGGATTTTCTGGCGGAGCTGGCGCCGGAAAAGAATGCGCGCGGCCACCTGGTGGTGAACGATTTTCAGGAAACCTCCGTTGCGGGCCTGTTTGCGGCGGGCGACATCGTCACCGGGCCTTCCACCGTGGCTTCGGCCATCGGCAGCGGAAGGAATGCGGCCATAGGCGTGCACTGCCGCCTTGCGGGACTTCGACAGATGCCCGAAATTTCCTTCGAGGAAAAGGAAGACGGTACGCTCCGCCTTGCGGTGGGTGGCCCCGCCCTCAAGGAGCAGCAGCATGTGGTTCTGTTTGAGGAAATAGAGAACCCCTCCTATCATGAACACGCTCCCCGTCAGGCGACGGGGCGGTACGCCGCCGCGCATCTTCTGCCCTTCGAGGAAATCGATCTCGGCCTTACGGCCGAGCAGGCACAGGCCGAGGCCTCCCGCTGTATGCACTGCGGGCACTGCATCGACTGCGGGACGTGCGTGGAGCGCTGCCCCAACTATATTCTGGAAAGAAACGAGGACGGGCCGTTCGTCCGTTATCCCGAGGAATGCTGGCATTGCGCCTGCTGCCGCATAGGCTGCCCCACGGGCGCCATAGCCATAGAATTCCCCATCACCATGCTGGTGTGATGACGCCGTGGTGATCTTCGTCCTCAGGCGGCGCGCCGCCTGAGGACGTTTCATTTCCTCCTTCCTGCCTTGTGAGACGGAAGTCGACGGACAGTCTCTCCCTCTCTGCGGGAATATTTCCGCCCCCCGGCACAGGATGCGATCATGCGAACACTTCCTCCCAAATGGATTCTTCCGGCGCTTCTGGCCCTGTACAGTCTCAACTTCATGGATCGTTCCGTGCTTGCCGTCGTCGGAGAAGCCATGAAGACGGACATGGGTTTTTCCGACGCGGAACTCGGACTTCTTCATTCCGTTCTGCTCATCACCCTCATTTTCGTTATTTTTCCGGGCGCCGTCATGAACGACGTCTGGAAGAGAAGAAAGTTCATCGCCCTCTGCGCCGCGGTGTGGAGCATGGCCATGGCGGGCACGGCCATGGCCGGGAGTTTTCTCTCCCTCTGCTGCGCCCGCATCTTCGCCAGCGCCAATGAAGGCAGTACGGGCTCGGGCGGAACGGCCTGGCTTTCGCAGTATTATCCCGCCTCGAAGCGTGCCCGCGTACTCGGCATGTTTCAGATGGGGGCTCCGCTCGGCATGGCTCTGGGAACCCTTCTCGGGGGTGCGGTGCTTTCGCTCACGGGCAACTGGCGGTACTGCTTTTTCCTCTTCATCATACCGGCGCTTGTTCTGGCCTTTGTGGTGTACCGCCTGCCCGATGAGCAGCGACCCGCAGGCAGGGACTATCTTTCGGGCATTCCCGTTCTTCTGAAAAAGCGCACGCTGGTCATAACGGCATGTGCAGGGGGCTTTTTCTGCATCATCAAGTATGCCTGGCAGTCCTGGCTGCCGGTGCTGCTCATGCGCACCTATTTTGTGGAACCTTCCACCGCGGCGCTTCTGAGCGCCTGCTTTCTGCTGGCCGGGGCGTGCGGTCCCTGTCTCGGCGGCATGTTCGCCGATTTCTGGGGAGCCCGTTCTCCGGGCGGAAGAGTGAAGGCAGCCGCGGTGTGTATGCTGCTCATTTTATGCACGAAACTTGTGTTCTATATCTGCGTGGGCAGGATATCTCTCTGGGCGATCTGTCTTCTGGGAATGCTGGACAGCGTCATTCTCATGATGCCCATTCCTCTTTACTTCAGCATCACGCAGGACGTGGTGGAAGACAGGTATCGCGGCGGCATGACGGGTCTGCTCGGCACCATGATGTTTCTTTTCGGCGGCGCGTGGGGGCCTCTGCTCACCGGATTTCTTTCCGACGTTCTGGGCGGCGGAGGGCAGGGACTGCTGTACGCCATGGCGCTTCTTCAGGTGTTCGCCTTCCTTGCCTTCCTGTGTTATCTTTTTGAGATAAAAACATATCTGAAGGAAAAGGTCTGAACGGCGCGCCGGCCTTCCTGCATGAGGCATGAAAAAAGGAGAGTTCCCGGCGGAACTCTCCTTTTTCTGCACAGAGGGCGTGAAGAAGCGGCCGGAACGGCTAGTTCTTCAGGCTGTGGATGGGGGCGGGAATACGGCCGCCGAGATTGATGAAGGCCGAGGCGTCGCCCCTGTTCACGGGAATGATCTTGGCCTGACCGAGCAGACCGCCGAAGATGGCGGTTTCGCCCACGTCCTTGCCGGGCACGGGAATGACGCGCACGGCCGTGGTCTTGGTATTGATCATGCCGATGGCCATTTCGTCGGCAATGAGGCCGGAAATGGTGGTGGCGGGAGTATCGCCGGGAATGGCGATCATGTCGAGGCCCACGGAGCAGACGCTGGTCATGGCCTCAAGCTTTTCCATGGTGAGCGCGCCGGAATTGGCCGCCGCTTCGATGCTGGAGTCTTCCGAAACGGGAATGAAGGCGCCGGAAAGCCCGCCCACATGGGAGGAGGCGAACACGCCGCCCTTCTTCACCGCATCGTTGAGCATGGCGAGCACGGCGGTGGAACCGGGCGCGCCGATGGAGGAAAGGCCCACGCTCTGGAAGATTTCACCCACGGAGTCGCCCACGGCGGGGGTGGGGGCGAGGGAAAGGTCGGCCACGCCGAAGGGCAGGTTCATGCGGTCGGCCACTTCCTTGCCGATGAGTTCGCCCACGCGGGTGACCTTGTAGGCCGTGGACTTGATGACCTCGGCCACGTCGCTCAGGGTGAGGCTTTCATGGGTGGCCTTGGCGCGGTCGATGGCCTTCTTCACCACGCCGGGGCCGGAAACGCCCACATTGATGACCACGTCCGGTTCGCCTATGCCGAGATAGGCCCCGGCCATGAAGGGCACGTCCTGGGGGATGTTGGCGAACACCACGAGCTTGGCGCAGCCTATGCCGTCGCGGTCCTTCGTGGCGTCGGCCACTTTGAGTATCTGGCGGCCCATGAGAGCCACGGCGTCCATGTTGATGCCCGCCTTGGAGGAGGCCACGTTGATGGAGGAGCACACGCGGTCGGTGGTGGCGAGGGCTTCGGGCAGGGCGTCGATGAGGGCGCGGTCGCCCGGGGTCATGCCCTTTTCCACCAGTGCGCCGAAGCCGCCGAGAAAGTCGACGCCGGCTTCCTTGGCCGCTTCGTCGAGCATCTGGCAGGCGCGCACCATCTGGTCGGCGTTGAAGCCTGCGCCCACCACGCCCATGGGGCTGATGCTGATGCGCTTGTTCACCACGGGAATGCCGTATCTTGCGCCCACTTCGTTGCAGGTTTCCACCAGATGGGCGGCATATTTGGCGATTTTGGCGCGCACCTTGTAGGAGAATACGTCGAAATCGTGGCTGACGCAGTCGAAAAGACTGATGCCGAGGGTAACGGTACGAACATCGAGATGTTCGTTGCGGAGCATGTTGATAGTGCTGAGCACTTCGCGTTCAGTAAGCATGGGGCAGACCTGTGTGCGGGTTAGACGATGGGTACGCGATGAATGGCTTCGAAAATGTCCTGATGCTGGATGCTGATGGACAGCCCCACATTGCGGGCCTTGGCCTGAAGCATCTGGCGGAACGCATTGCGGTTGATGGAGAGCGGAAGCGCCACTTCAAAGACCAGCACGCATTCATCGGTGTCTTCGCTTACGCGGATGGCCTTGAGGTTTTCAATGTTCACCTTCTGCTCGGCAAAGATGCCGGATATCATGGCAATGATTTCCGGCTGGTCGGAACCGTTCACCGTGACTACGAAGGGTTCGGTTTCTTCCGTGCTGGAGAAGGTATCCGGCTCGAAGGTGCGGGCGGAAACGGTGAGATCCATGTTGCGGGCCTCGAGGTTGAGGCTCACCACGCGCTGGATGTCTTCCTCGGTCACGTCTTCGGGGGCGGAGACGATGAAGATGGAGGCGAACTGGCCCTTAAGGATGGTCTGGCTCAGTTCTTCGATGTTGCACTTTTCCTTGGACAGAGCGCTGGAGATGGCGTAGACCACGCCCGGACAGTCGCGCCCGATGACAGAAATGACAATATGGTTCACGGTCGCCTCGATGCAAAGAGGGTTGCCGCCCCGTGCCGGAAGCGGCGCGCGAGCGTAATCGTGGGAAATGAGAAAAGGATAGACGGGAACGTCGAGAAGCGTCAAGCGCTGTTTGGCGCTCCATCCGTGTTCAAAGATGTAAAACGCGGCTTTTCCGGTCTGTTTTCGTCGCCTTCCGGGCGTTCAGCGGCCGGGGTGGGAACGCCGCCACTGCCAGGGCGGCGTGGGGCCCGCATCCTGCCACAGGCCGAGGCGCTGCTTCTGCGCCATGGCTTCTTCCAGCTTCCAGGTATTGCAGAAGCCTTCGGTGCAGAAATAGTCGTACACCCAGGCCATGCCCGCCTGTATCTGCCGCTGATTGACGGAACGCTCGTCGATGCCGTTTCCCTCGCAGAGATAGACCAGGGCGACGGAACGGTTCTGGTCGTCTTCGTACAGGGTTTTGATGCGTATGTCCTGCCCGGCCATGAGGCGCTGAAGATGCTCGCGGGATTCCCTGCCGAACTTCTGGCTGCTTTCCGGTGCGTCCACGCCGTAAAGGCGCACGCGGAGGATGCGCTTTTTTTCATCCCTGAGTTCGAAGCTGTCGCCGTCGATGGCGCGGGCGAGCCTGTACGGGCGATCGGCGGATGCGGAAGCGCGGGGCGCTTCCCTTCGCTGCGCCTTGGGTTCTTCCGTGCGCGAGGACTCGGCCGTTTTGACCGGAGCTTCCTTTTTCTGGGCGGGAACGGCGGAGCCTGTGCTTGCGGGCCTGCCGGAGGTGCCCACATAGGCGGCCGTCATGAGAAGCACGCACAATACGGCGACTTCCAGCCCGTAGAAGCTGGAACCTTTGCGTTTGCGGGGAGAGAAGATTTTCCTGCGCTTTTTCATGAAGGTCTGGCCGGAGTTGCGGGCAGAAGTTCTTCCAGCGCCGAGAGAATGCCGGGGACGTTGAGGCCCACGTCCGCGCGCAGACGGCGCAGAGGCCCGTGGGGAAGGAAGCGGTCCGGCAGGCCCAGGCGGCGGATTTTCACTTTTCCGAGGGCATCGTGATCGGCCAGAAGTTCCAGCACTGCGGAGGAGAAGCCGCCCAGAAGGGTGTTTTCCTCCACGAGGAGCATGGCGTCGTTTTCTTCGGCCAGAGCGAGAATCTGCGCTTCGGGCAGGGGCTTGACCCAGCAGGCGTCGAAGACGGAGGCGAGAACGCCGGTTTTTTCCGCTGCGAGCAGGGCTGCCTCAACGCAGGGCACGGCCCGCTGACCGGCCGCGAGAATGCACACGCGCACATTCCCCTGCAGAAGCAGTTCGCCTCTGCCGGGAGCGGGGTAGCCGGGACCGGTCTTGGGCAGATGGTCCGCCATGGCGTAGCGCGCAGGGTCGAGCTTCCGGCCCGAGCCGCGGGGATAGCGCAGCGCCGCAGGCTGCGGCAGACCGACGGCCAGGGCAAGGGCGTCGCGCAGGGCGTCCTCGTCGCGCGGTGCGGCGAGGGAGAGGTTGGGCACGCTTCTCAGCCATGAAAGATCGAAGGCTCCGTGATGGGTGGGGCCGTCTTCTCCCACGAGACCGGCTCTGTCGAGGCAGAGCGTCACGGGCAGGTTCTGCAGGCATACGTCGTGGATGATCTGGTCGAAGGCCCGCTGCATGAAGGTGGAATAAATGGCCACCACGGGGTGATAACCGCGCGAGGCGAGGCCGGCGGCGAAGGTGACGGCGTGTTCCTCGCATATGCCCACGTCGACGAAGCGGTCCGGGAAGCGTTCATGAAAATCCTGCAGTCCCGTTCCGTCGGGCATGGCGGCGGTAATGGCGAAAAGCTGCGGGTTGTCTTCGGCAAGCGCGCAGAGCGCGTCGCCGAAGGCGCGGCTGAACCCCGGGCCGGAGGGCTTCCAGCCGCTGGGCTGCGGAGGCGTGCTGATTTCGTCGGGAACGGAGGCGGAAATGCCGTGGAAGTGGGAGGGATCGTGCTCGGCGGGCGAATAGCCCTTGCCCTTGCGCGTGCGGATGTGCAGAAGCACGGGCATGTCCAGTTCCTTGGCCGCCTGAAGATGTCTTTCCAGTTGAAGGATGTCGTGGCCGTTGATGGGACCTATGTAGTTGAACTGGAAGGCTTCGAACAGCATCCCCGGCGTGAAGAAGGATTTGAAGCTGACTTCGCCCTTTTTTATGATGTCCACGATGCTTTCGCCCTTGGGAAGGCGGGAAAGCACGCGCCCCACATGCTGCTTGATGTGCATGACCGTGCTGTGGGAGAGGTTGCGGCTGAGAAAGCGGGAAAGCGCGCCCGTATTCTCGGAAATGGACATTTTGTTGTCATTCAGGATGACGATGAGCCGTTTGCCCATGCCGCCCGCCTGATTCAGCGCTTCCAGCGCCATGCCGCCGCCGAGCGCGCCGTCGCCGATGACGGCCACCACATGTTCCTTTCCTCCTCTGAGGTCGCGCGCCGTGGCCATGCCGAGGGCTGCGGAAATGGAGGTGGAGGCGTGCCCCACGCCGAAATAGTCATAGGGGCTTTCCGTACGGTTGGGAAAGCCGGAAATGCCGCCGTAGCGGCGCAGCGTGTCGAAGCGCTCCGCACGGCCGGTAAGAAGCTTCCAGGGGTAGCTCTGATGTCCCACGTCCCACACGATGGGATCGCGGGCCGGGTCGAAACAGGAAAGCAGGGCTATGGTCAGCTCCACCACGCCCAGGGAGGGGGCCAGATGCCCGCCGTTCTTCGTGACCACGCGGATGATGGTGTCGCGCAGTTCCTGCGCCAGCGCCAGCTTGAGCGAGAGGGAGAGCCCGGGGATGTCCTCGGGAAGATGCAGGCTGGAAAGCAGGGGGGTGTCGGTCATGGGATCTCTTGGCGGGCTAGTGGGTGCGGTTGACGAGTTTCTGAGAGGTTTCGCGGAGGAAATCGGCGTC
The nucleotide sequence above comes from Mailhella massiliensis. Encoded proteins:
- a CDS encoding TRAP transporter permease, with amino-acid sequence MKLFDKYVVAIMTVLGSLMILYHMIYTQSVLLEPTQHQNLHIMFALSLVYLMSFSKAKSIPQKLIALCLLGLSIYSTSYIFIEYSELQEIRGPIGMLTDQDVIVGTLLVLLCIEASRRAFGLAFPLVAVCFILYCYFGHKLPGAIAAPEISYTEMITTFVMGLSGGLYGSTLSVSANYIFLFVVFGSLLSATGASQFFNRVGAAAGRKLAGGPAISAVISSALVGSITGSSLANVVTTGTFTIPLMKKAGYKPHQAGAIEAAASTGGQIMPPVMGATAFVLAEMASTPYVEVMTAAFFPALLYFLSIGIYAQLQAKKLRIDSSSLFTDVYTRKQFFREAPLFLGPLGIIMLLLFLGFSPMFTVFWAVVALLGINALALLREGRIKEAIPALIPELRDGAVTGSKIAVTCAVLGPIVAVMTKTSLGIRIPSIINLLCDGNVLIALVITALVCILLGMGVPTLAAYLMVAMVGVPALVNLGVPVLAAHMYVFIFAVFSSITPPVATAAIPAAGIAEAPYMVTAFEAFKVGFVAFIIPFFCVFAPEIMLGQTDAGIFVSIIAFLWVLVAVLMISMSICGFTFMPISMPARFVTFGIGILMVACAFFRSLWLLLPALGLSVAFFIHQFMAYKSLSSADSRTAV
- a CDS encoding FAD-binding protein, which codes for MSALKTPIHFHETDVLVLGGGASGCGAAIAAREAGKRTLMVDKGKLESCGCIGGGNDHFMGVLNTDAPFDTVDDMVKFYSSPTNGLLPETVRQWGEAMPHMIEWLTDVGVQFRRKEDGGYLRTQGFGQPGRWWILIRDGQFMKPLIAKKIREMGVDVVDNVMITRLIVKEGRMVGAMGYNVLDGEFHVFRAASTVLALGPRATRVSTNSTRNPFNAQFPSHNTGSHYILAYEAGARIACLDTRQTATVLPKSFGCPGMNGLTGEGGAALNYKDERFMGKYHPMREQAPRHLFVQGLVREQIAGYGPPFYMDTRSLCHESQRVLSEELMPGDKATWKEYSEQKGVDLYNKLMEVEIGDLALEGMVMRDENFESSIPGLFVGTGFHAFSGAMCGGYAAGRHAAEKAAKVSSVPAVSEEEAEQERVRVLAPLHSDGGTHYQQFESAIRQVMDYYMGYVRNERGMLQAMDSLARIEALKGDLVADNWHELMRTHEALTLLEMCKLATLASIEHRETSPSTIYMRSDYPDPDPALNRLMVTEKVDGKPHIFWQ
- a CDS encoding FAD-dependent oxidoreductase, giving the protein MPPRYSKELKKLVVSGYQKRQGRTSPCEAYCPAGNRIQAVETLLKDGRPEQAHAVLLSRNPFPGVTGRVCTHPCELKCNRRKYDEGVSIRALERFAADTPMISRLTPLADTGRKVAVIGSGPAGMTCAYFLRLLGHDVTVFEAAAVLGGAPRMSVPDFRLPKNVVDRETGHVLSLGIAAHTNVDVGRDVSMADIMKTHDAAVVAVGNRGERLLNIPGRENLVPAVSFLAASNLARQSLEGRDVVVLGGGGVAFDCAFTAKRLRAASVSLVFPEKSDAIKAPEEEVAQAGEEGIALHSSYLAQSAEGGTVRAKGLESFSFSESGELLAEYREGDELALNADVVICASGLLPGTDFLAELAPEKNARGHLVVNDFQETSVAGLFAAGDIVTGPSTVASAIGSGRNAAIGVHCRLAGLRQMPEISFEEKEDGTLRLAVGGPALKEQQHVVLFEEIENPSYHEHAPRQATGRYAAAHLLPFEEIDLGLTAEQAQAEASRCMHCGHCIDCGTCVERCPNYILERNEDGPFVRYPEECWHCACCRIGCPTGAIAIEFPITMLV
- a CDS encoding MFS transporter is translated as MRTLPPKWILPALLALYSLNFMDRSVLAVVGEAMKTDMGFSDAELGLLHSVLLITLIFVIFPGAVMNDVWKRRKFIALCAAVWSMAMAGTAMAGSFLSLCCARIFASANEGSTGSGGTAWLSQYYPASKRARVLGMFQMGAPLGMALGTLLGGAVLSLTGNWRYCFFLFIIPALVLAFVVYRLPDEQRPAGRDYLSGIPVLLKKRTLVITACAGGFFCIIKYAWQSWLPVLLMRTYFVEPSTAALLSACFLLAGACGPCLGGMFADFWGARSPGGRVKAAAVCMLLILCTKLVFYICVGRISLWAICLLGMLDSVILMMPIPLYFSITQDVVEDRYRGGMTGLLGTMMFLFGGAWGPLLTGFLSDVLGGGGQGLLYAMALLQVFAFLAFLCYLFEIKTYLKEKV
- a CDS encoding PFL family protein; protein product: MLTEREVLSTINMLRNEHLDVRTVTLGISLFDCVSHDFDVFSYKVRAKIAKYAAHLVETCNEVGARYGIPVVNKRISISPMGVVGAGFNADQMVRACQMLDEAAKEAGVDFLGGFGALVEKGMTPGDRALIDALPEALATTDRVCSSINVASSKAGINMDAVALMGRQILKVADATKDRDGIGCAKLVVFANIPQDVPFMAGAYLGIGEPDVVINVGVSGPGVVKKAIDRAKATHESLTLSDVAEVIKSTAYKVTRVGELIGKEVADRMNLPFGVADLSLAPTPAVGDSVGEIFQSVGLSSIGAPGSTAVLAMLNDAVKKGGVFASSHVGGLSGAFIPVSEDSSIEAAANSGALTMEKLEAMTSVCSVGLDMIAIPGDTPATTISGLIADEMAIGMINTKTTAVRVIPVPGKDVGETAIFGGLLGQAKIIPVNRGDASAFINLGGRIPAPIHSLKN
- a CDS encoding glycine cleavage system protein R yields the protein MTLLDVPVYPFLISHDYARAPLPARGGNPLCIEATVNHIVISVIGRDCPGVVYAISSALSKEKCNIEELSQTILKGQFASIFIVSAPEDVTEEDIQRVVSLNLEARNMDLTVSARTFEPDTFSSTEETEPFVVTVNGSDQPEIIAMISGIFAEQKVNIENLKAIRVSEDTDECVLVFEVALPLSINRNAFRQMLQAKARNVGLSISIQHQDIFEAIHRVPIV
- a CDS encoding thermonuclease family protein; the encoded protein is MKKRRKIFSPRKRKGSSFYGLEVAVLCVLLMTAAYVGTSGRPASTGSAVPAQKKEAPVKTAESSRTEEPKAQRREAPRASASADRPYRLARAIDGDSFELRDEKKRILRVRLYGVDAPESSQKFGRESREHLQRLMAGQDIRIKTLYEDDQNRSVALVYLCEGNGIDERSVNQRQIQAGMAWVYDYFCTEGFCNTWKLEEAMAQKQRLGLWQDAGPTPPWQWRRSHPGR